A single region of the Syngnathoides biaculeatus isolate LvHL_M chromosome 17, ASM1980259v1, whole genome shotgun sequence genome encodes:
- the f2rl1.2 gene encoding coagulation factor II (thrombin) receptor-like 1, tandem duplicate 2, giving the protein MDQVGILALFLIVLCHFWAAEGEGRGRGFIGHVDPQASDRVVVDRATSETLRSPLTTVFLPVVYIVVFAVGLPANAMAVWVFLFRTKKKHPSSIYMANLALADLLFVIWTPLKIAYHLAGNDWTYGEGLCKVLVGFFYGNMYGSILFIACLSVQRYWVVAHPLSQQRKNNKVAVGVCLGIWTFIWLTTTPLYLYEHTARLREPAVTTCHDVSVIRNPDDPFASVRLPYFYFVLMGAAVFLAPCAVIVVAYVLLLRALGRGPEDGAASKNRRRAVLLIVVVLLTFLVCFIPSNVMLVLHYSLLKDGSPDNGYALYVATLCLASLNSVLDPFIYYFVSDDFRQHVKNTLLCRSSRTVERMRVSFSSMKYSRKSKSYVSDSGNTQSSSC; this is encoded by the exons ATGGATCAAGTTGGCATTTTGGCGTTGTTTTTGATCGTCTTGTGTCACTTTTGGGCCGCCGAAGGCGAAG GAAGGGGTCGCGGCTTCATCGGACACGTAGACCCCCAGGCCTCTGACCGGGTAGTGGTGGACCGGGCCACCTCGGAGACTCTCCGGAGCCCCCTCACCACCGTCTTCCTGCCCGTCGTCTACATCGTGGTCTTCGCGGTGGGCCTGCCCGCCAACGCCATGGCCGTCTGGGTGTTCCTGTTCCGGACCAAGAAGAAGCACCCGTCGTCCATCTACATGGCCAACCTGGCCCTGGCCGACCTGCTCTTCGTCATCTGGACGCCGCTGAAGATCGCCTACCACCTGGCCGGCAACGACTGGACGTACGGCGAAGGACTGTGCAAGGTCCTGGTGGGCTTCTTCTACGGGAACATGTACGGCTCCATCTTATTCATCGCCTGCCTCAGCGTGCAGCGCTACTGGGTGGTGGCGCACCCGCTTTCCCAGCAGCGCAAGAACAATAAAGTGGCGGTGGGCGTGTGCCTGGGCATCTGGACCTTCATCTGGCTCACCACCACGCCGCTGTACCTGTACGAGCACACGGCCCGGCTGCGGGAACCCGCCGTCACCACGTGCCACGACGTCAGCGTCATCCGGAACCCGGACGATCCCTTCGCGTCCGTCCGGCTGCCTTACTTCTATTTCGTGCTGATGGGCGCGGCGGTGTTCCTGGCGCCGTGCGCGGTCATCGTGGTGGCGTACGTGCTGCTCCTGCGGGCGCTGGGCCGCGGCCCGGAGGACGGCGCGGCGTCGAAGAACCGGCGGAGGGCCGTGCTGCTGATCGTCGTGGTGCTGCTCACGTTCCTGGTGTGCTTCATCCCCAGCAACGTCATGCTGGTGCTGCACTACTCGCTGCTCAAGGACGGCTCGCCGGACAACGGCTACGCCCTCTACGTCGCCACCTTGTGCTTGGCCAGCCTCAACAGCGTCCTGGACCCGTTCATCTACTACTTCGTGTCCGACGACTTCCGCCAGCACGTCAAGAACACGCTGCTGTGCCGCAGCAGCCGGACGGTGGaacgcatgcgggtgtccttcagctccATGAAGTACTCCAGGAAGAGCAAGTCCTACGTGTCGGACTCCGGGAACACGCAGAGCAGCTCGTGTTAG
- the LOC133491052 gene encoding proteinase-activated receptor 2-like isoform X1, whose amino-acid sequence MTARRGLLRVLVVALLRCVHANLGDTDDLRGLTGIETPNGISVGQQAQLVLSSPLTTVFLPVVYIAVFSVGLPANGLAVWVFLFRTKKKHPSSIYMANLALADLLFVIWTPLKIAYHLAGNDWRYGEALCKVLVGFFYGNMYCSMAFIACISVQRYWAVVHPLAQRRAENTVAYAVSAAVWATVWLLTVPLYLYDQQVRVVNMGILTCHDVTRPSQKKTAAGYFLTMGTAGFAGPAAVCAVSYALMLRALRSSMAADPGVAKKRRKAVVLIVTVLLMFVVCFAPSNIMLLVHYGLLLNDAADNLYGFYVTALCLASLNSCVDPFVYYFISDEFRQHVKNTFLCRSQRTVERMRVSFSALKFSKKSNTYTSDSGGNTGSSQC is encoded by the exons ATGACTGCGCGGCGCGGACTTCTTCGTGTGCTTGTCGTCGCGCTCCTTCGTTGCGTGCACGCTAACTTGGGCGACACAG ACGACTTGCGAGGTTTGACCGGTATCGAGACGCCCAACGGGATTTCGGTGGGCCAGCAGGCGCAGTTGGTCCTGAGCAGCCCCCTCACCACCGTCTTCCTGCCGGTCGTCTACATCGCGGTGTTCTCGGTGGGCCTGCCCGCCAACGGCCTGGCCGTCTGGGTGTTCCTGTTCCGGACCAAGAAGAAGCACCCGTCGTCCATCTACATGGCCAACCTGGCCCTGGCCGACCTGCTCTTCGTCATCTGGACGCCGCTGAAGATCGCCTACCACCTGGCCGGCAACGACTGGAGGTACGGCGAGGCGCTGTGCAAGGTCCTGGTGGGCTTCTTCTACGGGAACATGTACTGCTCCATGGCCTTCATCGCGTGCATCAGCGTGCAGCGCTACTGGGCCGTGGTGCACCCGCTGGCGCAGCGCCGGGCCGAGAACACCGTCGCCTACGCGGTTTCGGCGGCCGTCTGGGCGACGGTGTGGCTCCTCACCGTGCCGCTCTACCTCTACGATCAGCAGGTGCGCGTGGTCAACATGGGAATCCTCACGTGCCACGACGTCACCCGGCCCTCCCAGAAGAAGACGGCGGCGGGCTACTTCCTCACCATGGGCACGGCCGGGTTCGCCGGGCCCGCCGCCGTGTGCGCCGTCTCCTACGCGCTGATGCTGCGGGCGCTCCGCAGCAGCATGGCGGCGGACCCCGGCGTGGCCAAGAAGCGGCGCAAGGCCGTGGTCCTGATCGTCACCGTGCTGTTGATGTTCGTGGTGTGTTTTGCGCCCAGCAACATCATGCTCCTGGTCCATTACGGGCTGCTCCTGAACGACGCGGCCGACAACCTCTACGGGTTCTACGTCACCGCGCTGTGCCTGGCCAGCCTCAACAGCTGCGTCGACCCCTTCGTCTACTACTTCATCTCGGACGAGTTCCGCCAGCACGTCAAGAACACCTTCCTCTGCCGGAGCCAGCGCACCGTGGAACGGATGCGAGTGTCCTTCAGCGCGCTCAAGTTCTCCAAGAAGAGCAACACGTACACGTCCGACTCCGGCGGGAACACGGGCAGCTCGCAGTGCTAG
- the LOC133490805 gene encoding proteinase-activated receptor 1-like: protein MSPKMYHMLLPLVGLCACAALASHDNDSARGRMFGYFDRSFTDEPFTDDDVLGLEADHRSNGTGNATAGPISEEVRSFLTSRLSTLIIPSFYAAVCLFAVPVNACAALAFSRRIRPKKPASIYMLNLACADLLFGGLLPFKAAYHFAGNHWVFGEPMCRVVTAAFYWNMNCSVLLVACISVDRLLAVVYPIDSLAWRRPRNAVVACVAMWLLSLAGSVPLLVSEQTFHLKELDITTCHDVRPVGELVGLYGTYFVVLCVALFVAPLLVTVVSYARVIWSLNRAPRGVPGRSRRRTRALVMALTVLVMFLLCFAPTNCLLLVHYVQLHHGLNQSRDAPEGSYVAYLVFLCLGSLNCLLDPLLYCFGSSQCQRELAGALRCQGMADSFGASSSDTYRSSTRTILKPARTDCSHQNVSFAKKDSSQGSHGSYYKKLLV, encoded by the coding sequence ACAGCGCCAGAGGAAGAATGTTCGGCTACTTCGACAGGTCCTTCACCGACGAACCCTTCACGGACGACGATGTCCTCGGCCTGGAAGCGGACCACCGGTCGAACGGCACCGGCAACGCGACTGCCGGTCCCATTTCCGAGGAGGTGCGCAGCTTCCTGACGAGCCGCCTGTCCACGCTGATCATCCCGTCTTTCTACGCCGCGGTGTGCCTGTTCGCCGTGCCCGTCAACGCCTGCGCCGCCCTGGCCTTCTCGCGCCGCATCCGCCCCAAGAAACCCGCGTCCATCTACATGCTCAACCTGGCGTGCGCCGACCTTCTCTTCGGCGGGCTGCTGCCGTTCAAGGCGGCGTACCACTTCGCCGGGAACCACTGGGTGTTCGGCGAGCCCATGTGCCGCGTGGTCACCGCCGCCTTCTACTGGAACATGAACTGCTCGGTGCTCCTGGTGGCCTGCATCAGCGTGGACCGCCTCCTGGCCGTGGTGTACCCCATCGACTCGCTGGCGTGGAGGAGACCCCGCAACGCCGTCGTCGCCTGCGTCGCCATGTGGCTCCTGTCCTTAGCCGGTTCGGTGCCACTGCTCGTATCGGAGCAGACGTTCCACCTTAAGGAGCTGGACATCACCACCTGCCACGACGTCCGGCCGGTAGGCGAGCTGGTCGGACTCTACGGGACATACTTCGTCGTCCTGTGCGTCGCCCTTTTCGTCGCCCCGCTGTTGGTCACCGTCGTGTCCTACGCCCGCGTAATCTGGTCCCTGAACCGGGCCCCCCGCGGCGTTCCTGGACGCTCCCGCCGGAGAACCAGGGCCCTGGTGATGGCGCTGACGGTCCTGGTGATGTTCTTGTTGTGCTTTGCGCCCACAAACTGCCTGCTCCTGGTCCACTACGTGCAGCTCCATCACGGACTGAACCAGTCCCGCGATGCCCCTGAGGGCTCGTACGTGGCCTACCTGGTCTTCCTGTGCTTGGGGAGCCTCAACTGCCTGCTGGACCCGCTACTCTACTGCTTCGGCTCGTCCCAGTGCCAGCGAGAGCTCGCCGGGGCGCTGAGGTGTCAGGGTATGGCCGACAGCTTCGGCGCCAGCTCGTCGGACACGTACCGGTCCAGCACCAGGACCATCCTGAAGCCCGCCCGCACGGACTGCTCACATCAAAACGTCTCATTTGCGAAAAAGGATTCGTCGCAAGGGAGCCACGGCAGCTACTACAAGAAACTTCTTGTCTGA
- the LOC133491052 gene encoding proteinase-activated receptor 2-like isoform X2 codes for MQRGIMECSHTSSAGATINWITSTDDLRGLTGIETPNGISVGQQAQLVLSSPLTTVFLPVVYIAVFSVGLPANGLAVWVFLFRTKKKHPSSIYMANLALADLLFVIWTPLKIAYHLAGNDWRYGEALCKVLVGFFYGNMYCSMAFIACISVQRYWAVVHPLAQRRAENTVAYAVSAAVWATVWLLTVPLYLYDQQVRVVNMGILTCHDVTRPSQKKTAAGYFLTMGTAGFAGPAAVCAVSYALMLRALRSSMAADPGVAKKRRKAVVLIVTVLLMFVVCFAPSNIMLLVHYGLLLNDAADNLYGFYVTALCLASLNSCVDPFVYYFISDEFRQHVKNTFLCRSQRTVERMRVSFSALKFSKKSNTYTSDSGGNTGSSQC; via the exons ATGCAACGTGGAATTATGGAATGTAGTCATACATCATCGGCTGGAGCAACAATTAACTGGATCACCAGCACAG ACGACTTGCGAGGTTTGACCGGTATCGAGACGCCCAACGGGATTTCGGTGGGCCAGCAGGCGCAGTTGGTCCTGAGCAGCCCCCTCACCACCGTCTTCCTGCCGGTCGTCTACATCGCGGTGTTCTCGGTGGGCCTGCCCGCCAACGGCCTGGCCGTCTGGGTGTTCCTGTTCCGGACCAAGAAGAAGCACCCGTCGTCCATCTACATGGCCAACCTGGCCCTGGCCGACCTGCTCTTCGTCATCTGGACGCCGCTGAAGATCGCCTACCACCTGGCCGGCAACGACTGGAGGTACGGCGAGGCGCTGTGCAAGGTCCTGGTGGGCTTCTTCTACGGGAACATGTACTGCTCCATGGCCTTCATCGCGTGCATCAGCGTGCAGCGCTACTGGGCCGTGGTGCACCCGCTGGCGCAGCGCCGGGCCGAGAACACCGTCGCCTACGCGGTTTCGGCGGCCGTCTGGGCGACGGTGTGGCTCCTCACCGTGCCGCTCTACCTCTACGATCAGCAGGTGCGCGTGGTCAACATGGGAATCCTCACGTGCCACGACGTCACCCGGCCCTCCCAGAAGAAGACGGCGGCGGGCTACTTCCTCACCATGGGCACGGCCGGGTTCGCCGGGCCCGCCGCCGTGTGCGCCGTCTCCTACGCGCTGATGCTGCGGGCGCTCCGCAGCAGCATGGCGGCGGACCCCGGCGTGGCCAAGAAGCGGCGCAAGGCCGTGGTCCTGATCGTCACCGTGCTGTTGATGTTCGTGGTGTGTTTTGCGCCCAGCAACATCATGCTCCTGGTCCATTACGGGCTGCTCCTGAACGACGCGGCCGACAACCTCTACGGGTTCTACGTCACCGCGCTGTGCCTGGCCAGCCTCAACAGCTGCGTCGACCCCTTCGTCTACTACTTCATCTCGGACGAGTTCCGCCAGCACGTCAAGAACACCTTCCTCTGCCGGAGCCAGCGCACCGTGGAACGGATGCGAGTGTCCTTCAGCGCGCTCAAGTTCTCCAAGAAGAGCAACACGTACACGTCCGACTCCGGCGGGAACACGGGCAGCTCGCAGTGCTAG